AGAGTACCCTGGTTCACGGAGAGCAACTCTCCGCTGATTTGCTCGATGCGGCGGGCGATCCCGTAACCGTGCATCGGCCCCAGCACATCAAGGGTCTTGAGGACCATCAGAGCCAGCGTCCCCTGTAGAACGTCTTTCTTTTGCTTCTTCCCGCCCATTGGGTTTCCAACAGGAAAGATAACGCATCTCCATTGGGAAAGCAACAGGACGGCTCGCTAAACTCCACTTAGTGCATCGCGCAAATCCAGGAACCGGCCGGGCCTGCGGAGTTGGCGGCTTATTGGCCGCTTCGTGCCGAGATCATTTCTCAGATAGGGATCGGATCACGAGCGACTCGGAAATAATCCACTTGGTCGACATCCGGCGGCCTCGGACAGCGGGCACTTCGCCCCCCTTTGACACACGGCCGCACACGAGGGCGGATGAGTGGGCGGGAACAACGGAAAAGCCTGCCACATGGCTATGAGTGGATTCCGGACTGCTACTCTCACTAGGGGGGCTGCACCGGTCGTTTCGACAGCAACCGGTCCCGCCTGTCGGTGGCAAGCCTGTATCTGCAAGAAACAGCGAGAGATACATAAAATATGCAAAATTTTGCATTATTTACTTGACAGTAAAGTATCGAAGTATTAATTATGTGGTAGCAGTAATAGCGTTTTTGCCTGAACGGGGGAGGCAGCGTTTCAATGCTAAACAATCTTTCAGAGCTTGGCTCTTCAGTTTGACCTCGCCCATCGGTGTCACGATGGCGCGGTTGCATGACATTTTAAAGGTGGTTTGGTTCGGTCAAAACATCGGCCAGACCAACGAGGCCCCCCTCCCGCAGCGGACGGAACGTGAGCATGTCCCGTCCGCTGCACCTCGTCCCCTTCCCGCATGGCATCGGTTAAATTAAAGCCCACGCGGCTTCACGAATCCGTTAATCGAGCCCGCCCCATTGCCAGAACGCCCCGCCGAATGTTAAATTGAGCCTCTAGCACGAACGAAACCGGTTCAGCCGCAGTGGTGGCCGGGGGTCTGCGGCAAACTCGAATCATAGTTCCAACGGGAGCGGAAAATCGCCGCGCGACTTCACAAAACAGGCCCGGCCCATTTTCCGCCGCGTCGAGCATTTTCTCCCACCTCTGTGAAACTAAGCGCCTAAATTGTTCGTATGTAACTTATCAGGCGCTAAAATTCAGATATTTAATCCTGGAGTAATGAGAGGTTACGAGATGCAAATGGAAAAAGCCAAAAGGGTTGCCGCGCTGGCGGCGTTTTTCTTTTTATGGGCAGCAATGGCGTTGCCGATGGCCGCCAATGCCCAGCAGCCACACACCCAGTCGCAGCAAGCCAAGGGCAGTTTTGAATACACGAGCGGCCCGTCCATTTTTAAAGCTTACTCCTATCCTTACGTACCTGCCCCGTCACTGGCCAATGCGCCGCAATTAAACCAGTTGATACAGGCCAACAAGCTGGCACTCACACTGGATGCGGCCATCGAGCTGGCCCTCCAGAACAATCTGGACATCGCAGTCTCCCATTATGAGCGGCCGCTTGCCCAGCTCGACGTTCTCAGGACGAAGAGCGGCGGCGCCGCGCGCGGCGTGCAGGGGGCAGTCATTTCAAACGCTCTTTTCGCAGGCGCCATCGGTGCGGGCATCGGCGGCGTGTCCGGTCTTGGCGGGACGGGTGGCGGCGGTTTTACGGGCGGGGGCGTCACCAGCACGAGCTTCGTGGGCTGCTGCGACCCTTTTACCGGTTTCAGCTTCGGATGGAACAACAGTTCAACGCCTCTGAATTTCAAATCACTCACCGGCGTCGCCGTTGAGGGCAACCACACGTCCAATTACTCAACATTCTTCGGCAAAGGCTGGCTTACGGGAACCAGCTTTCTGACATCAGTAAGCGGCTCCAGGAACAGCACCAACTCGACCAGCACATTGTTCAATCCTTCAATTCCGACCACGTTGACCGTCGGCCTCAACCAGCATCTGCTCAACGGGTTCGGCCGCCGCGCCAATGCGGTGTTCATCCATATCGCACAGAACAACCTGAACGTGGCAGACAGCGTGTTCCGCCAGCAGGTCATCACCACCATGACTGCGGTGCTGAACGCCTACTACATGCTGCTGGCCGACCGTGACCAGGTCCGCGTGGCCCAATCTGCCGTGAATTACTCGCAGAGGCTCGTCGAAGACGACAAGAAGCAGGTTGAGATCGGGACGCTTGCGCCGCTGGACGTGGTCCAGGCGGAATCCGAACTCGCCACTGACCAGCAGAGCCTGATCGTCGCCCAAACCACCTATTTGCAACAGCAGGAAGTCCTCAAGACCATGATCTCGAAGCGCGTAACCCCAGAGCTGGCAGCTGTTGAAATCGACGCAACGGACTCTCTCCCGGAGCCGAAATCCAATGACATTCCTGTCCTTCAGGAGGCCATCAACGAGGCGCTCAAGAACCGGCCCGAGCTCGTTCAGGATGAATTGAACCTGCGCAACCAGAACTACACCATTCAATCCAACCGCAACGGGTTGCTGCCAACCCTCGATGCCTTCGCCACGTATCAGTCAAACGGTCTCGCCGGCTTGCCGTTCGGGACCTTTATTGCCCAGCCAGGAGGGTTCAACGATTCACTCGGCCAGGTTTTCAGTGGGAAGTATCCCAGCTATTCCGTGGGACTCAGCCTGCGCATCCCGATCCGCAACCGCAACCAGCAGGCCAATGCCGCCCAGGCCGTCGTCGAAATGCACCGTATGCAGACCAGCATGCAGCGCGACAAGAATGTGGTGGAGCAGGACGTGCGCAATGCGGAAATCGCCGTAACGCAGGCTAAGGCCCAGATCAACGCCGCGCTCAAAGCCAATGATTATGCCCAGCAGGCGTTGGACGCGGAAATCAAGAAGTTGCACCTCGGCGTTTCCACTACGCTTAACGTCATCCTTCTGCAACGCGATCTGATAAGGGCGGAAGGCAATCTCGCCAAAGCCCGGCAGGTCTACGCACAGGCTCTGGTCCAGTTCCACCAGGCGACGGGCACTACGCTCGACGCGCATAACATTGTGGTCTCTAACCCCGAGACGGGCGAATACGGCCGCCAGACAAATATTCCAGGAGCAGCTTCGCAGCCGGCTGGCCAGCCCTGAGGGAAGATTTCCCATGGCTGGCAAGCCACACCCTGGGAGGAGCCTGGAACTACGGGGGACTCTTCCCGTCCGCCCCGGGTTGGGGAGGCAATTGTTTGCCTTGGCGCACGGTCCCACGGCCAGAAGCATACCCACAGCCAAACTTCTGCTAACCAACTGAATTTGGGCATCTTAGCCATTTGCCTGGCTGGATGCTTCGAATGAGGGCGTATCAAACTGCCTGAGAGGTCCAGACTTTTCATACCTCACTTCCCTAGACCTTCAAGGAAATGTGTTCAGTTTTATGGGGGCATCAAGTCATTTTTTAGTAACCATCAGACCCCTGTTGGGTGTAGATTATCTGATGTTTCAAAGGGCTGGCAGAACCGCAAGCCCTGCGGTAGAATGCGGCCCTCAGGTAGTAGACGGAACCTGATCGAAAGCTTTGGAATAGGTGGGGATAAGGGGAGCTTTATACTGAGTCACGCTTGGGTCAGCGCCGGGGCCCTCGGAAATCACAATAGATGTGTGATTAGGAAAAGTAAAGTAAGGAGGTCGTGAGATGATTGACAAAGAACCCACCACTGTGCAGGCAGCGTTTGAAATCCTGCTGGAAGAAATGGAAACGGAGATCGAGGTTATCAATCAGTCTGGAGCAAAAGCTTTTGCAGCACGCAATTATGATGCGGCACGGGCGGTCCTGGAGCGCGCAGATCAGGTCACTACGGTCCGCGAGAAGCTTGCAGCGCTTCGCACTGAATGGGAAAAGCTCGCTCCGGTGGTAAGCTCAAATGGCACGGGCGCCAAGAAAAATGGCAGCCACGATCTCAGCCGCCTGCAGCGCGGAATTCGGACGCGGGAAACGTCTTATTTCAAACCGATCCTGCAAGTCCTGAATCAGATGGGCGGCGTTGGCGACATGGCGGAAGTTCTGGAACGCATTCCCAAGTTGATGAAGGGAACGCTGACGGACGTTGATTTTGAGCCGTTAGCCACCAACTCTGAAGTCCCGCGCTGGTGGAATACCGCACAGTGGGCACAGAGCGCGATGGTGCAGGCAGGTCTGCTGAAGTCTGACTCCCCGCGTGGTGTCTGGGAAATGACGGAAGCCGGGCACAAGCTAATCGCCGAATTCGCAAGCTAGCTGCTTTGGCGCCTTAGGCATCGGTAAGCTTCAGAGGCGATCACGTCTCCCACTCCCGCCGCGATTGCCGAGCACCCACAGGGGTTATCCGGTGGCCAGTTGCGACTGGCGCAAATTCCATCCGCCCGCGTTAAGGTTTCAAGAACCATTAAGGCTGCAGGGTTCGTGTGCTTCCATCCGGGTCCGGCGATGGCCTTGTGTGGAATTTTGCCCGCCGTATTCTGCAAATCATCGGCGGCTGTAGGTGGGGATTCATCATGCGCGGCCACAAACAAAATTTACTGTTCACGAAACCATCCATTCTGCTGGCGCTTGTTCTCGCTGTGTCACAAGCTGCTGCCGCGCGCGCCGCTGACCAGGTCACGATCGCTTCCGGCACGCTCCTCGGCACAACGTCACCCGCCCCTGGCATCCACGCCTTTCTCGGGATTCCATTCGCCGCCCCGCCCGTGGGCAAACTACGCTGGCAGCCTCCTCAGCCCGTCGAGCCGTGGCAGGGCGTGCGCAAAGCGAACGCCTTTGGTCCGCGTTGCATGCAGCAAGCAATCTATTCGGACATGGTCTTCCGCGATAACGGGCCCAGCGAAGATTGCCTCTACCTGAACGTCTGGACCCCGGCGAAATCGGCCTCGGAAAATCTTCCCGTGATGTTCTGGATCTACGGCGGCGGCTTCCAGGCCGGAGCAACTTCCGAACCCCGGCAGGAAGGTATGAACCTGGCAAAAAAGGGCGTGGTGGTGGTCAGCTGCAATTATCGCCTGGGGATTTTTGGTTTCTTTTCCGACCCCGCCCTCACGAAAGAATCGCCAAACCACGCTTCCGGCAACTACGGGCTGATGGACCAGATCGCGGCGCTTCGATGGGTGAAGCAGAACATCGCCGCCTTCGGAGGCGATCCAAGCAATGTCACGATTTTTGGCGAGTCAGCGGGATCTTTTTCGGTCAGCGATCTGATGGCTTCTCCGCTGGCCAGGGGATTCTTCGAGAAAGCCATCGGCGAGAGCGGTGCTTCCTTTGGCGCAGGCCCGAGTTTGCACTCAGCCGAAACGCTGGTCCAAACCGAGAAGGCCGGTGAAAAGTTTGCCCAATCCATTGGAGCGACATCGCTCGCCGCCTTGCGCGCCATCCCCGCCCGCAAGCTCTCGGAGGAATCAGTGAAGGGTCATTTCTGGCCGAACATCGACGGCTATGTTCTTCCCCAGGATGTAAATGCAGTCTTTGCTGAAGGCAAGCAGAGCCATGTGCCGCTGCTGGCGGGCTGGAACAAGGACGAGCAGGCCGGAGACCTGTATTCCAAAAAGACTCCTCCCACGGCTGCGAACCTCGTCAAGCGTATCAGGGAGCGTTTCGGACCCGATGCAGACCAGGCGCTCAGGTATTATCCGCATGGCACCGAAGACGAGACGCGGCAATCCACCGAAAACCTCGCAAGCGATTTCTTTACCGTCTACGACACCTGGAAGTGGCTCGAAATGCAGAACAAGACCGGCGACGCGCCTGTGTATCGCTATCTCTTCACGCGCACGCCCCCCGAACCACTGAGTGAAACGGACGATGGAATTCCGCTCGCCAAGCTGGGCGCCCGGCACTCGGCTGAAATCGAATATGTCTTCGGAGTTTTGAGATGGAAAAAGATTGACTGGGAGCCCGTGGATTTCAAAATCTCAGATGCGATCATGACCTACTGGTCGAATTTTGCGAAGACCGGCGATCCCAACGGAGCAGGCCTTCCCCACTGGCCGCGCTACACCCCGCAGGACCGCCAGGTAATGATCCTCGGTGATGACATCCACGCCCAGCCCGCCACAGATCAGAAGCGCTTCGAGTTTATCGATTCGTTTGTCGCCCGCTACCGCGAGGAATAGCGCAGGCAGGATAACTGCGCACCGGGGTGAGGCCTCAGCGTCTCTCTATCCTTGGTGACCGTGAAGCTCAACTTGGAGCACACAGAGGACCTTCATGACCTCCGTGTGCGACATTTTCCAGGCGCAGAGATCACAGAGAAAAAACTCCATTCCCGCTTCCTCTGATTGTCGCTGCTCCCCAGCCCCGGCATGGGCGGCAGAATTTAGCCCATGGCACAAGCCATGGGAAGACGCACCGGGCCGCCCTCGCCGCCCTCTCTCGCATGCAGGAGAAGGGCGACACCGCCCTGGCGGGGTGGGTGAGGGCCTGTTCCGAGCCATAAGGCCTGGCGACAGGGTATAGCGGAATAAGCCCGCCGTGACGCTCCTCCGCAGCGCTTTTCCACAGTGTCACTTTTGAACAAACGGCCTGAATTTTGTTAATGTAACACTTCATTTTCCAACCTTAACCTGCTGATCCTGCCACAGCCAAAAATTTATCGTCCTATTTGTCCCATACGTCCCAAACGTCTCATTCCGGCCTGCTATGCTTGATGCGGCAGGCTTCCCGGGCCGGAACAGGCGTCTGTAGCGGCGGCTTTACGCCGCCAATCCCGGATGTGGCGCGCTAAACGCGCCGCTACTCGTGGTGCGGCAGTGCCATGTGATCGAATGTCGCGGCCTGCGTCTGTAGCGGCCGCTTTACGCCGCCATCGCCTGCTGAAGCATCCGAAGTGCCGGTGGGATGGACCCGTCACCACGGTTAGCATAAAGAGGACGCTATGGAAAAGATAAACGATCATCTCACGCCCAGGCAATGGAACATGACGTGCGCGGGACAAAAAACACGATTTTTGAAAAACGAACCGGAGAGGTTGTTGAAAACAAAGGGTCGGCACCAAAAAACGAACCGGAACGAACCGAAAAACGAAGCGGAGAAGTTATTGAAAATACGTACCTGTGGAAAAAACGAACCGGAAATGAACCGAAAAACAGAGCGGGCTATGTTGTTGAAAATACGAGAAGGAAGAAATCGGTCTGCATGAGATGATTTTGCAGTGCCGGGCTCCGATTCGGCATCTTCGCCATGTTGTTCCACAACCATATCGGGCTGGAGTCGACGCTACAAGGACACAGGGCGCAACCCGGTGTGTCACGGTCGACTCGTCCCGCCAAGGCGGGATCACGGCCCTGACGCCCGTGGCACAAACCCCTGCGCTGGCAAGCACGCGCGTTATATAATCTCTCCCTTGCAGGCCAACCTACGTCATGATTGGGAGTCAGATGAACCAGGCTTACAAAAAAGTCCTATTCATTTCAGGCACGCTCGCTGCTGCTGCGCTCCTTCCCTTCCTCGTGGCCGGACGACAGTCGGCGGCCCAGCAGGGCAAAAGCCCCAGAGCGGTACAGGCCACTGCGCCGGATTCGGCAACAATCCAGACCTGGCGCAACGTGGGCAAGGCGTACTATGAGCAAGGCAAGTACCCACAGGCGGCGGACGAATTCCAGAAGGTCGTCAAGTCGGGCCACGCCGTCGCCACAGATTATCTTGACCTGGGCCTTGCCTACACGCAGGCAAACGACCTCAACCGGGCGCTTGCCGCGCTCACCACTGCCAGGCAGATGGCGCCGAACCTGACAGCCGTTGATTACAACCTGGGGATCCTTTACAAGCGGGAACTCCACTACGGGCCCGCCGAAGAAGCGTTCAAGAAAGTCATCGCCGCCGATCCTGAGGACCCGGCCTCGTGGTTCAATCTGGGCACCGTCTACTTTGCTGAACGCAAGCTCGATCCGGCGCTCGAAGCCCATGAGCGGGTAAACAAGATGGGCTTTGCGCGCGGGCAAAACTTTTACGTCGCTTCCCTGTTCCGCGCTTTCACCATTCTGGTCCGAATGGACCGCCGGCCGGAAGCGCAGAAGGTACTGAAGCTCCACCAGGAGTACAGCGACAAGGTCCCCGGCATCTCGCTCCAGAGTCCCGCGCTGGAAAAAGGCAAGTACGGAGCAATTCTGGTCCCGGCAGCGCCGCCAGTAACTGTGGCAGGCCGCGCCGCCACGCGACCCGTCAGTTTCCACGAGATCACTTCGGAACTGGGAATCTCCCT
The nucleotide sequence above comes from Acidobacteriota bacterium. Encoded proteins:
- a CDS encoding carboxylesterase family protein, whose translation is MRGHKQNLLFTKPSILLALVLAVSQAAAARAADQVTIASGTLLGTTSPAPGIHAFLGIPFAAPPVGKLRWQPPQPVEPWQGVRKANAFGPRCMQQAIYSDMVFRDNGPSEDCLYLNVWTPAKSASENLPVMFWIYGGGFQAGATSEPRQEGMNLAKKGVVVVSCNYRLGIFGFFSDPALTKESPNHASGNYGLMDQIAALRWVKQNIAAFGGDPSNVTIFGESAGSFSVSDLMASPLARGFFEKAIGESGASFGAGPSLHSAETLVQTEKAGEKFAQSIGATSLAALRAIPARKLSEESVKGHFWPNIDGYVLPQDVNAVFAEGKQSHVPLLAGWNKDEQAGDLYSKKTPPTAANLVKRIRERFGPDADQALRYYPHGTEDETRQSTENLASDFFTVYDTWKWLEMQNKTGDAPVYRYLFTRTPPEPLSETDDGIPLAKLGARHSAEIEYVFGVLRWKKIDWEPVDFKISDAIMTYWSNFAKTGDPNGAGLPHWPRYTPQDRQVMILGDDIHAQPATDQKRFEFIDSFVARYREE
- a CDS encoding TolC family protein, with product MRGYEMQMEKAKRVAALAAFFFLWAAMALPMAANAQQPHTQSQQAKGSFEYTSGPSIFKAYSYPYVPAPSLANAPQLNQLIQANKLALTLDAAIELALQNNLDIAVSHYERPLAQLDVLRTKSGGAARGVQGAVISNALFAGAIGAGIGGVSGLGGTGGGGFTGGGVTSTSFVGCCDPFTGFSFGWNNSSTPLNFKSLTGVAVEGNHTSNYSTFFGKGWLTGTSFLTSVSGSRNSTNSTSTLFNPSIPTTLTVGLNQHLLNGFGRRANAVFIHIAQNNLNVADSVFRQQVITTMTAVLNAYYMLLADRDQVRVAQSAVNYSQRLVEDDKKQVEIGTLAPLDVVQAESELATDQQSLIVAQTTYLQQQEVLKTMISKRVTPELAAVEIDATDSLPEPKSNDIPVLQEAINEALKNRPELVQDELNLRNQNYTIQSNRNGLLPTLDAFATYQSNGLAGLPFGTFIAQPGGFNDSLGQVFSGKYPSYSVGLSLRIPIRNRNQQANAAQAVVEMHRMQTSMQRDKNVVEQDVRNAEIAVTQAKAQINAALKANDYAQQALDAEIKKLHLGVSTTLNVILLQRDLIRAEGNLAKARQVYAQALVQFHQATGTTLDAHNIVVSNPETGEYGRQTNIPGAASQPAGQP